The proteins below come from a single Campylobacter sp. CCUG 57310 genomic window:
- a CDS encoding menaquinone biosynthesis decarboxylase: MQKYIDLLKQHDLLKIIDKPVDIDLEIAHASYIEIKKPDSKALLFTNPVCKKSGRKFAPVLTNVFGSFEATKLIMGVDPDEVAKEISNLLKPKKPKGFAQKLNFMNYLFGLRNVFTRRIKGEGECQQVKFKGDEVDLFSLPVLKTWELDGGAFITMGQVYTQSLDGELANLGMYRLQIYDKNRLGMHWQIHKDGANFFNEYKRAGKKMPVSVAIGGDPLYIWCGQAPLPKGIFELLLYGFIRKSPAKLVKSLTNEIYIPHDADFVIEGFVDTSKTELEGPFGDHTGFYTPIEPFPVMEVTAITHKREPIFHATVVGKPPLEDKYMGWATGRIFLPLLQTTVPELIDYDMPENGVFHNLILAKLETLYPGHAKQAMHAFWGVGQMSFVKHAVFVDESAPNPSEYDKFTDYVLNRFGVKGLLITEGVCDQLDHASPNSCYGGKLGIDATADFSEGEVEILADDTLFEKFKEIDEDVLEVKQFKTGAKSPICVIKYDKKRPLKETLDKFMQLKEYFKIVVFVGAENYLENPYMLVWRVTNNIDAMRDIYIKQSVVFVDATQKGIEDGYERGWPKQTDCTPEVVRSLIERGIVENDEKLFKKFEIFG, encoded by the coding sequence ATGCAAAAGTATATTGATTTATTAAAGCAGCATGATCTCTTAAAAATCATTGATAAGCCCGTAGATATAGACCTTGAGATAGCACATGCAAGCTATATTGAAATTAAAAAGCCTGATAGCAAGGCGTTGCTTTTTACGAATCCCGTTTGTAAAAAATCGGGTCGTAAATTTGCTCCCGTGCTTACAAATGTATTTGGAAGTTTTGAAGCTACAAAGCTTATAATGGGAGTAGATCCTGATGAAGTGGCTAAGGAAATTTCAAATCTTTTAAAACCAAAAAAGCCAAAAGGTTTTGCACAAAAGCTAAATTTCATGAACTATCTTTTTGGTTTAAGAAATGTATTTACAAGGCGTATAAAAGGCGAAGGCGAGTGCCAGCAAGTGAAATTCAAAGGCGATGAGGTTGATCTCTTTAGTTTGCCTGTGCTTAAGACTTGGGAGCTTGACGGAGGCGCGTTTATCACGATGGGGCAAGTTTATACCCAAAGCCTTGATGGCGAGCTTGCGAATTTAGGCATGTATCGCTTGCAAATTTATGATAAAAATCGCCTTGGAATGCATTGGCAGATTCATAAAGACGGTGCAAATTTCTTCAACGAGTATAAGCGTGCTGGCAAGAAAATGCCCGTGTCTGTGGCTATAGGCGGTGATCCGCTTTATATATGGTGCGGTCAGGCTCCGCTTCCAAAAGGAATTTTTGAACTGCTTCTTTACGGATTTATCAGAAAAAGCCCTGCAAAGCTCGTAAAATCACTTACAAATGAAATTTATATCCCGCATGATGCGGATTTTGTTATTGAAGGATTTGTTGATACCTCTAAAACCGAGCTTGAAGGACCTTTTGGCGATCATACGGGTTTTTATACGCCGATTGAACCTTTTCCCGTGATGGAAGTTACCGCGATTACGCATAAGCGAGAGCCGATTTTTCATGCGACCGTTGTGGGTAAGCCACCGCTTGAAGATAAATATATGGGCTGGGCTACGGGGCGAATTTTCTTACCGCTTCTTCAGACTACGGTGCCTGAGCTGATTGATTATGATATGCCTGAAAACGGAGTGTTTCACAACCTTATCCTAGCAAAACTTGAAACTCTATATCCGGGACATGCTAAGCAGGCTATGCACGCATTTTGGGGTGTTGGGCAGATGAGCTTTGTCAAGCATGCGGTGTTTGTAGATGAGAGCGCACCAAATCCTAGCGAGTATGATAAATTTACCGACTATGTTTTAAACAGATTTGGAGTAAAAGGGCTTTTGATAACAGAAGGAGTTTGCGATCAGCTTGATCATGCTAGTCCAAATTCTTGCTATGGAGGCAAGCTTGGCATAGATGCGACTGCGGATTTTAGCGAAGGCGAGGTAGAAATTTTAGCCGATGATACTTTGTTTGAGAAATTTAAAGAGATCGACGAGGATGTTCTTGAGGTTAAGCAGTTTAAAACTGGCGCCAAATCTCCTATCTGCGTCATCAAATACGATAAAAAACGCCCTTTAAAAGAGACGCTTGATAAATTTATGCAGCTTAAAGAGTACTTTAAAATAGTTGTTTTCGTAGGGGCTGAAAACTATCTTGAAAATCCCTATATGCTCGTTTGGCGAGTTACTAATAACATAGATGCTATGCGAGATATATACATAAAACAAAGCGTGGTTTTTGTGGATGCCACGCAAAAAGGGATTGAGGACGGCTATGAGAGAGGGTGGCCAAAGCAGACCGATTGTACTCCTGAAGTCGTAAGAAGCCTCATTGAGCGCGGTATCGTTGAAAACGATGAGAAGCTGTTTAAAAAATTTGAGATATTTGGATAG
- a CDS encoding helicase IV, translating to MQIDLKTIVILMLVLILIALLIRLSRKTKIKQTRYKSDSGDMVKSRAELIIANWLFYRGVKFIYEKKANANQRVISDFYLVDYDVYVEFWGLETPAYLKRKKKKIKIYKKNRLKLIEMNDDSLRDLNQFFAKEFAKFKIRLS from the coding sequence TTGCAAATAGACTTAAAAACTATCGTTATCTTAATGCTTGTTTTAATCCTGATAGCTCTTTTAATAAGGCTTTCGCGAAAAACAAAGATCAAGCAAACTCGCTATAAAAGCGATAGCGGCGACATGGTAAAGAGTAGGGCGGAGCTTATAATAGCAAACTGGCTCTTTTATCGCGGAGTAAAATTTATCTACGAGAAAAAGGCGAATGCAAATCAGCGAGTGATTAGCGATTTTTATCTGGTTGATTATGATGTTTATGTCGAATTTTGGGGGCTTGAAACGCCCGCTTATCTTAAACGCAAGAAAAAGAAGATTAAAATTTACAAGAAAAACCGCCTTAAGCTAATCGAGATGAATGACGATAGCTTAAGGGATTTGAATCAATTTTTTGCAAAGGAATTTGCTAAATTTAAGATTAGATTATCATAA
- a CDS encoding thiamine-phosphate kinase, whose translation MDKEQLIIDKFSNSFIGDDGAVAGKWVYSKDLFYENTHFKRSWLSLDEVSYKAMIVNISDAIVMNAVPKYALLGLGLPKDIKPAEISLLKSGIQKACDEFGLTIIGGDTISSDKIFISVTVVSIIYDKPIFRNGAKKGDFIAYTGKLGESLKGLKALMNGGAVSRNSRFKRPILRDKFFYSASRFINSAMDISDGLGADLIKLCKSSGCAVKFIKQIPKNQMLSGEEYEVLFTFSKKNLHRIKNEAKKARVKINIFGKITKGRYKTHARQHHF comes from the coding sequence ATGGATAAAGAACAGCTGATAATCGATAAATTTAGCAACTCATTTATAGGCGATGACGGTGCGGTTGCTGGAAAATGGGTCTATAGCAAGGATCTATTTTACGAAAATACGCATTTTAAGAGATCTTGGCTTAGCCTTGATGAGGTTTCTTATAAGGCGATGATCGTAAATATCTCAGACGCTATCGTTATGAATGCGGTTCCTAAATACGCGCTTTTGGGGCTTGGACTTCCTAAGGACATAAAGCCCGCTGAAATTTCTTTGCTTAAATCAGGTATCCAAAAGGCTTGCGATGAGTTTGGATTAACGATAATAGGCGGCGATACGATAAGTAGCGATAAAATCTTTATAAGCGTAACCGTTGTTTCAATAATTTACGACAAGCCTATCTTTAGAAATGGTGCAAAAAAAGGCGATTTTATAGCTTATACGGGAAAGCTTGGAGAGAGTTTAAAGGGATTAAAAGCTTTGATGAACGGCGGAGCGGTAAGTAGAAATTCTCGCTTTAAAAGACCGATTTTAAGGGATAAATTCTTTTATTCGGCTAGCAGGTTTATAAATTCCGCCATGGATATTAGCGACGGGCTTGGTGCGGATTTGATTAAGCTTTGCAAGTCAAGCGGTTGTGCGGTGAAATTTATCAAGCAAATCCCTAAAAATCAAATGCTAAGCGGCGAAGAGTACGAGGTGCTTTTTACGTTTAGCAAAAAAAATCTGCACAGGATCAAAAACGAAGCCAAAAAAGCTCGCGTAAAAATAAATATTTTTGGAAAAATCACAAAAGGAAGATATAAAACCCATGCAAGACAACACCACTTTTAA
- the truD gene encoding tRNA pseudouridine(13) synthase TruD, with protein sequence MKPMQDNTTFKPLYALAHTPINAYFSKNSDDFVVREIPLYEFSGDGEHLIVEISKKDMTTQEALKALSDFTGVKIREFGYAGLKDKQGMTTQFISMPRKFEANLANFSHDKMKILNMNAHNNKLRIGHLKGNSFFIRLKKVLATDALKLEQAINKLDEIGYPNYFGYQRFGKFGDNAASGFEILKHGTLNGKKLKNPKMSEFLISAYQSDLFNRWLSKRIEISRFADEFSAKELAEIYKFMSADEIRELKSQKQFFKLIRGEVLGHYPFGKYFLCEDLQSEVEKFNLKDRTSCGLIVGSRAYKSEGLAKKIEDDIFSKASEFEAKMSGSRRFAWSYLENVQYKYNPEKVHFGINFTLQKGSYATVVLEEILHKDIFE encoded by the coding sequence ATAAAACCCATGCAAGACAACACCACTTTTAAGCCCTTATACGCACTCGCTCACACTCCTATAAATGCTTATTTCAGCAAGAATTCGGATGATTTTGTAGTGCGTGAAATACCGCTTTACGAATTTAGCGGAGATGGCGAGCATCTTATCGTTGAAATTTCCAAAAAAGATATGACGACACAAGAAGCCTTAAAGGCTTTAAGCGACTTTACGGGCGTTAAGATAAGAGAATTTGGCTATGCGGGGCTTAAGGATAAGCAGGGAATGACTACTCAATTTATCTCTATGCCGCGTAAATTTGAGGCGAATTTGGCAAATTTTAGCCACGATAAAATGAAAATTCTAAACATGAACGCTCATAACAATAAGCTAAGAATAGGTCATTTAAAGGGCAATAGTTTTTTTATCCGTCTTAAAAAAGTCCTTGCAACCGATGCTCTTAAGCTTGAGCAGGCTATTAATAAGCTAGATGAGATCGGATATCCGAACTATTTTGGCTATCAGAGGTTTGGCAAATTTGGCGATAATGCAGCTAGTGGATTTGAAATTTTAAAGCACGGAACTCTAAACGGCAAAAAGCTTAAAAATCCAAAAATGAGCGAGTTTTTAATCTCCGCTTATCAAAGCGATCTTTTTAACCGCTGGCTTAGTAAGCGTATCGAAATTTCGCGATTTGCAGATGAATTTAGCGCAAAAGAGCTAGCTGAAATTTATAAATTTATGAGTGCGGACGAGATAAGAGAGTTAAAGAGTCAAAAGCAGTTTTTTAAGCTGATTCGTGGCGAAGTTTTGGGTCATTATCCTTTTGGCAAGTACTTTTTGTGTGAGGATTTGCAAAGTGAGGTTGAGAAATTTAATCTCAAAGATAGAACCAGCTGCGGGCTTATCGTGGGAAGTAGGGCGTATAAAAGCGAGGGGCTTGCTAAAAAGATAGAGGATGATATCTTTAGCAAGGCAAGTGAATTTGAAGCTAAGATGAGCGGAAGCAGGCGTTTTGCTTGGAGCTATCTTGAAAATGTTCAATATAAATACAATCCTGAAAAAGTGCATTTTGGCATAAATTTTACTTTGCAAAAGGGCTCGTATGCGACTGTGGTTTTGGAAGAAATTTTGCATAAGGATATTTTCGAATAA
- a CDS encoding UDP-glucose 6-dehydrogenase translates to MRYFVIALGCLACFLGFAKACESPPAAEAFVYENDMDLDGVLDMNEWKNVKSMENFRVKFGDFSEAEFEKFDKNKDGKLEWESELEGSIEYIKDPCEIKEEQENFKKSKSNQKGKS, encoded by the coding sequence ATGCGATATTTTGTGATTGCTTTAGGGTGTTTAGCATGTTTTTTGGGATTTGCAAAGGCTTGCGAGTCGCCTCCTGCTGCGGAAGCTTTCGTCTATGAAAATGATATGGATTTAGACGGCGTACTTGATATGAACGAGTGGAAAAATGTAAAGAGTATGGAGAATTTTAGAGTTAAATTTGGAGATTTTAGCGAAGCGGAGTTTGAAAAATTTGATAAAAACAAAGACGGTAAGCTTGAGTGGGAAAGCGAGCTTGAGGGTAGTATCGAATACATAAAAGATCCTTGCGAGATCAAGGAAGAGCAAGAAAATTTTAAAAAATCAAAAAGCAACCAAAAAGGAAAATCGTGA
- a CDS encoding Type 1 glutamine amidotransferase-like domain-containing protein, which yields MKNIFLCSYFAGVFELFADKFDCEGKSVCFISTAGKFEEVNFYVDEAKECFKNAGVKVNELDISVSDKTEILKKFSQNDFIYVCGGNTFYLLSEFKKSGIMSELKSLVNSGKIYIGESAGGIITSPDIEYIGLMDENLAELKDLSGLNLVSFYTLPHLGEFPFEEACNNIIAKFGEKIDLKAINNSEAILIRDEEAVILSAKSL from the coding sequence GTGAAAAATATCTTTTTGTGCTCTTATTTTGCAGGAGTCTTTGAGCTCTTTGCGGATAAATTTGACTGCGAGGGAAAGAGTGTTTGCTTCATATCAACGGCTGGCAAATTTGAAGAGGTGAATTTCTACGTAGATGAGGCAAAAGAGTGCTTTAAAAATGCTGGCGTGAAAGTCAATGAGCTTGATATCTCGGTAAGCGACAAGACGGAAATTTTGAAGAAATTTAGCCAAAACGACTTCATCTACGTATGTGGCGGAAACACATTTTATCTCTTAAGTGAGTTTAAAAAATCTGGCATCATGAGCGAGCTAAAGAGCCTTGTAAATAGCGGCAAAATTTATATCGGCGAATCGGCAGGCGGCATAATAACATCGCCTGATATCGAGTATATAGGGCTAATGGATGAAAATTTAGCGGAGTTAAAGGATCTTAGCGGCTTAAATTTGGTGAGTTTTTATACTTTGCCTCACTTGGGCGAATTTCCGTTTGAAGAAGCATGTAATAATATAATCGCAAAATTTGGCGAGAAAATAGATCTAAAAGCGATAAATAACTCAGAAGCGATTTTAATTCGTGATGAAGAAGCGGTTATTTTAAGCGCAAAGTCGCTATAA
- the fliS gene encoding flagellar export chaperone FliS, translating into MINNTAYAAYSQNAVGGIESPQKLIEMLYEGILRFIFRAKKSMQENNIEKKVYFINRANAIFIELLNSLDYEQGDVAHYLSGLYTRQIQLLSQANISNNEKILEEVVNVTKQLLEAWKEATN; encoded by the coding sequence ATGATAAATAACACAGCTTACGCGGCATATTCTCAAAACGCTGTAGGAGGCATTGAGTCTCCTCAAAAGCTAATAGAGATGCTGTATGAAGGAATTTTAAGGTTTATCTTTAGAGCGAAAAAATCGATGCAAGAAAATAACATCGAAAAAAAGGTCTATTTTATCAACCGAGCAAACGCTATCTTTATCGAGCTTTTAAATTCGCTTGATTACGAGCAAGGAGATGTGGCACACTATCTAAGCGGTCTTTATACGAGGCAAATTCAGCTTCTTTCACAAGCTAATATCTCAAACAATGAAAAGATTTTAGAAGAGGTTGTAAATGTTACCAAGCAACTTCTTGAAGCGTGGAAAGAGGCCACCAACTAG
- the fliD gene encoding flagellar filament capping protein FliD: MALGKISSLGLGSSVLTQEVIDKLKAADHKGLVDPISKNLEKNLTKQKDLSAIKTLVSSFKSSVAALGDETMFLKRNVGTNGKSADLQADPGVGLQDIEIDVKQLAQKDIYQSKKFTAPESFVGKEGSFAIKFGSNTYKIELKQSTSFEELATKINDATNGEVQARVLKVGGDKPYQLILQSKNTGAENKIEFSTDDGSGNPLTNANEILTELGWDSANVANNKISTAQDAEFTYNGITVNRSTNNIKDLNIGLNLTLKETGKTTFSIKEDNKDIKAEINNLVKTYNSLMNNLDVATDYNSDTKNAGTFQGVSEITSIKSTINKALFENKAITIDGKTKNLNLTDFGFELTKDGLLKVNQSKLSEKLDKNLDEAKMLFTGSTSYSQVITGSSKPINSGALTIANEDFTINGKKINLSTPASNSSKENAIALLKAINEAGISGVRASLNQTEDRIVLKSIDGTSIEVKGDPNILDKLGLANSNIGAKKTTTDGIFTNLNTKLKDIVGKEGSLTIFAQNLTSEKEKLGKDKERAVTDLNTKYDMMAERFLAYDKMISNLQNQFSTLKSMIDAEMNAKR, from the coding sequence ATGGCATTAGGTAAGATATCTTCACTAGGTCTTGGAAGTAGCGTTTTAACCCAAGAGGTTATAGATAAGCTAAAGGCCGCCGATCACAAGGGTTTAGTAGATCCGATTTCTAAAAATTTAGAGAAAAACTTAACTAAACAAAAAGATCTTTCGGCGATAAAAACTCTTGTAAGCTCTTTTAAGTCTTCCGTTGCGGCACTTGGCGATGAAACGATGTTTCTTAAAAGAAACGTTGGCACAAACGGAAAAAGTGCCGATTTGCAAGCAGATCCCGGCGTAGGTCTGCAAGATATCGAGATAGACGTAAAACAACTTGCGCAAAAAGATATCTACCAAAGCAAGAAATTTACGGCTCCCGAGTCTTTTGTCGGCAAAGAGGGTTCGTTTGCTATCAAATTTGGCTCAAACACATACAAAATAGAGTTAAAACAATCAACTTCGTTTGAAGAGCTAGCTACAAAGATAAACGACGCCACAAACGGCGAAGTGCAAGCCAGAGTGCTCAAAGTGGGCGGAGATAAACCGTATCAGCTGATTTTACAATCCAAAAACACGGGTGCAGAAAACAAGATAGAATTTAGCACCGATGACGGCAGCGGTAATCCGCTAACAAATGCAAACGAAATTCTAACCGAGCTTGGCTGGGATAGCGCAAACGTAGCAAATAATAAAATTTCAACCGCTCAGGATGCCGAATTTACATATAACGGCATAACCGTAAATAGATCAACTAACAATATAAAAGATCTTAACATAGGACTAAATTTAACCCTTAAAGAGACGGGTAAAACGACATTTAGTATAAAAGAAGACAATAAAGACATAAAAGCTGAGATAAACAACTTAGTAAAGACTTATAACTCACTTATGAACAATCTTGACGTAGCTACGGACTATAACAGCGATACGAAAAACGCGGGCACGTTTCAAGGTGTTAGCGAGATAACCAGTATCAAATCAACCATAAACAAAGCTCTTTTTGAAAATAAAGCCATAACAATTGACGGCAAAACAAAAAATCTAAATTTGACAGATTTTGGATTTGAGCTTACTAAAGACGGACTGCTTAAAGTCAATCAGTCAAAACTAAGCGAAAAACTTGATAAAAATTTAGACGAAGCCAAGATGTTATTTACAGGCTCGACAAGCTACTCTCAAGTTATCACGGGAAGCTCTAAGCCTATAAATAGCGGAGCGCTTACGATAGCAAATGAAGATTTTACAATAAACGGCAAAAAGATAAATTTAAGCACTCCTGCATCAAATTCGTCAAAAGAAAACGCAATCGCGCTTTTAAAAGCCATAAATGAAGCAGGCATTAGCGGAGTGCGGGCAAGCCTTAATCAAACCGAAGATAGAATCGTGCTAAAAAGCATAGACGGCACAAGTATAGAGGTAAAGGGCGATCCTAATATCCTTGATAAATTAGGACTTGCAAATAGCAACATAGGCGCCAAAAAGACGACGACAGACGGGATTTTTACAAATTTAAACACAAAATTAAAAGACATAGTCGGCAAAGAGGGCTCATTAACGATTTTTGCTCAAAATTTAACTAGCGAAAAGGAAAAACTAGGCAAAGATAAAGAGCGTGCGGTAACCGATCTAAATACCAAATACGACATGATGGCGGAGAGGTTTTTGGCTTATGACAAGATGATTAGCAACTTGCAAAATCAATTCTCGACGCTAAAATCAATGATCGATGCCGAAATGAATGCAAAGAGATAG
- a CDS encoding FlaG family protein — MEIFKVASQQMNTVAHPSNAQAHTQTREVEQTHLQQNSAQNNLSIDNEDLAKRLNEATEKLNRQMEALDTNVRFAYNDKINSLYVNVMEVKTGEVIRKIPSEQVMKLSEYFREAVGVLFDKES, encoded by the coding sequence ATGGAAATTTTTAAAGTCGCTAGCCAGCAAATGAATACTGTAGCGCATCCTAGCAACGCTCAAGCGCATACTCAAACAAGGGAAGTTGAGCAAACGCACTTACAACAAAACAGCGCGCAAAATAATTTAAGCATAGACAACGAAGATTTAGCAAAAAGACTAAACGAAGCGACCGAAAAATTAAATAGACAGATGGAAGCCCTTGATACCAATGTTCGCTTTGCATATAACGACAAGATAAATTCGCTATATGTGAATGTAATGGAAGTAAAAACGGGCGAAGTTATAAGAAAAATCCCAAGCGAGCAAGTAATGAAACTAAGCGAATACTTCAGGGAGGCTGTCGGGGTATTATTCGACAAGGAGAGTTAA
- a CDS encoding ornithine carbamoyltransferase, which yields MKISFDCDCILLQNSLELFLKDFIAHKKDCDFIISDRKIESKKPVFIITANSAHLQIPFSKETLLNTLEEFYSAIQIPKASFKIEQKDENLALEEAISNLVEKFKKDLIALIKSYL from the coding sequence ATGAAAATCTCATTTGATTGCGATTGTATATTGCTTCAAAACTCTCTTGAACTGTTTTTAAAAGATTTTATTGCGCATAAAAAAGATTGCGATTTTATAATTTCTGACAGAAAGATAGAGAGCAAAAAGCCTGTTTTTATAATCACCGCAAATTCCGCTCATCTTCAAATTCCTTTTAGCAAAGAGACTCTTTTAAATACGCTTGAAGAGTTTTATTCCGCTATCCAAATTCCAAAAGCAAGCTTTAAGATAGAGCAAAAAGATGAAAATTTAGCCCTTGAAGAGGCTATTTCAAATTTGGTGGAAAAATTTAAAAAAGATCTCATAGCTCTTATAAAGTCTTATCTATGA
- a CDS encoding RsmD family RNA methyltransferase: MKKLFTTISSGKFKGKKLALPSLATTRSTKNIVKGSFFDSFRYDLRGKIFIEAFGGSALMACEALSNEGKKAYAIELDKAAFKIAYENAKSIDELNLRVLNGDTFKLTPEILRSENFGEKSVILYLDPPFDIREGFKEIYEKCLNLISNLDEKQIFLIAIEHASSYTLPENIGKFSLIKTKKFGNTSLSYYS, from the coding sequence ATGAAAAAGCTTTTTACAACTATTTCAAGCGGTAAATTTAAAGGTAAAAAACTAGCCTTGCCTTCTCTTGCCACTACAAGAAGCACAAAAAATATAGTAAAAGGCTCTTTTTTTGACAGCTTCAGATATGATTTGCGCGGTAAAATTTTCATCGAAGCCTTTGGCGGAAGTGCGCTTATGGCGTGCGAAGCGCTTAGTAACGAGGGTAAAAAAGCATATGCTATAGAGCTTGATAAAGCGGCCTTTAAGATAGCTTACGAAAATGCAAAAAGTATCGATGAACTAAATTTGCGCGTGCTAAACGGAGATACCTTTAAGCTCACGCCAGAAATTTTAAGAAGCGAAAATTTTGGCGAAAAAAGCGTTATCTTATATCTTGATCCGCCTTTTGATATAAGAGAGGGCTTTAAGGAAATTTATGAAAAGTGCTTAAATTTGATATCAAATTTAGACGAAAAGCAAATTTTTTTAATCGCAATAGAGCATGCAAGCTCTTACACCCTGCCTGAAAATATCGGCAAATTTTCGCTTATAAAAACTAAAAAATTCGGAAACACCTCCTTAAGTTACTACTCGTAA
- a CDS encoding flagellar basal body P-ring protein FlgI, whose amino-acid sequence MKLASSLIAACMLGVFANAAQIKDIANVVGVRENQLIGYGLVVGLNGSGDGSSSEFTIQSLSNMLQSVNVKIDPNDIKSKNTAAVMVTAKLPAFARQGDKLDVVISSIGDAKSLQGGTLLMTPLKGVDGDIYALAQGSLTIGGKSASRNSGNHATAGTVFGGAFVEREIVYDIYNQEAINLSLKESNFGIASNIQNAINLHVGGNVAVAIDPRTVRVSKPENASMVEFLAGILEIDVDYKALDKIIIDERTGTVVSGVNITVDPVVITHKDITIKIEPNSYEDGERAIDIKDNTAIDPVANLIKVSGERTTVASVARALNKLGASPSDIIAIIENLKRVGAIHVDLEII is encoded by the coding sequence ATGAAGCTAGCTTCATCACTGATTGCTGCGTGTATGCTTGGCGTATTTGCAAATGCGGCTCAGATAAAAGATATCGCAAATGTCGTAGGAGTTAGAGAAAACCAACTGATAGGATACGGACTTGTAGTGGGGCTTAACGGCTCGGGCGACGGCTCAAGCTCTGAATTTACTATCCAATCCCTTTCAAACATGCTTCAAAGCGTAAATGTAAAAATCGATCCAAACGATATAAAATCAAAAAACACCGCAGCCGTTATGGTTACGGCTAAGCTTCCCGCTTTTGCAAGACAGGGCGATAAGCTTGATGTGGTGATATCCTCAATCGGCGATGCCAAAAGTCTACAAGGCGGCACGCTTCTTATGACCCCTTTAAAGGGCGTTGACGGCGATATATACGCGCTTGCTCAAGGCTCGCTTACCATAGGCGGAAAAAGTGCAAGCAGAAATAGCGGCAATCACGCAACCGCGGGAACGGTATTTGGCGGAGCTTTTGTGGAGCGCGAGATAGTGTATGATATCTACAATCAAGAGGCTATAAATTTAAGCCTTAAAGAGTCAAACTTCGGCATTGCTTCAAATATCCAAAATGCTATAAATTTGCATGTGGGAGGCAATGTAGCCGTGGCTATCGACCCAAGAACGGTTAGGGTTAGTAAGCCTGAAAATGCCAGTATGGTTGAGTTTCTGGCCGGGATTTTAGAGATAGATGTTGATTATAAAGCGCTTGATAAGATAATAATAGACGAGCGCACGGGCACGGTAGTAAGCGGCGTAAATATCACCGTTGATCCCGTCGTAATCACGCATAAAGATATCACGATAAAGATCGAGCCAAACTCTTATGAAGACGGCGAGCGCGCTATAGATATCAAAGACAACACGGCGATAGATCCGGTGGCAAATTTGATAAAGGTAAGCGGAGAGCGCACCACCGTAGCAAGCGTAGCAAGGGCTCTAAATAAACTCGGAGCAAGCCCAAGCGACATCATCGCGATAATTGAAAATTTAAAGCGAGTCGGCGCTATACATGTTGATTTGGAGATCATATAA
- a CDS encoding rod-binding protein gives MNVDNHLAINAYNSIATNSITNRAGRSEEENDKLLREQTDAFEAFLVKSVLDIALKDENPLFPKDAGDKIYSSMYNDTMSRALSGNLGFSELLYNFLKERA, from the coding sequence ATGAACGTTGATAATCACTTAGCTATAAACGCATATAACAGTATCGCGACAAATTCTATCACAAACAGAGCAGGCAGAAGCGAAGAGGAAAACGATAAGCTCTTAAGAGAGCAAACAGATGCTTTTGAGGCGTTTTTGGTTAAAAGCGTGCTTGATATTGCGCTTAAAGATGAAAATCCGCTCTTTCCAAAGGACGCTGGAGATAAAATTTACTCATCTATGTATAACGACACGATGAGTAGGGCTTTGAGCGGAAATTTAGGCTTTAGTGAGCTACTTTATAATTTTTTAAAGGAAAGGGCTTAA
- a CDS encoding flagellar biosynthesis anti-sigma factor FlgM — MISTLGSKFGLSPQQISRNEVKKSEVSEEIKNTQDKSESKVAKISQAIADGTYKIDLSKTARAIADEIM, encoded by the coding sequence ATGATATCGACACTCGGTTCAAAATTTGGGCTTAGCCCTCAGCAAATTTCACGAAATGAAGTTAAAAAAAGTGAAGTTAGCGAAGAGATTAAAAACACACAGGATAAAAGCGAAAGCAAGGTAGCGAAAATTTCGCAAGCGATAGCCGACGGAACTTATAAGATAGATCTTTCAAAAACCGCGCGCGCAATTGCCGATGAGATTATGTAG